One window of the Salvia splendens isolate huo1 chromosome 1, SspV2, whole genome shotgun sequence genome contains the following:
- the LOC121762287 gene encoding probable leucine-rich repeat receptor-like protein kinase At1g35710: MNLSTVTAKIPQELSHLPSLSNLILTDNLLFGTIPPGFFNISTLQQLDLSYNEFSGTLPSNIGLTLFNLPQLALQNNSLSGRIPTSINNASQLTYLNLQANSFTGYIPNLSSLRLLTRISLAKNNLTEAKSPTQELEFLDSLTNSHSTSMGGVISSEIGNLTGLVTLIFNDNQLSGSIPTTLGNLKELGRLVLANNQLEGHIPISLCQMTSLSEVYLISNEIEGSIPECVGEMQSLRRIEFGSNKLNSNLPSSFWDLKDLVFLNLSSNYLGGQISPQIEKFKAINQMDFSSNLFSGDIHSTIEGCESLEYLTLEDPFLNH, from the exons ATGAATCTTTCAACTGTGACAGCCAAAATACCACAAGAGCTTTCTCATTTGCCATCCCTTAGTAACCTCATTCTTACAGATAATTTGTTATTTGGCACTATCCCACCTGGCTTCTTCAACATATCAACCTTGCAACAATTAGACCTTTCATACAATGAGTTTTCTGGTACTCTTCCTTCGAACATCGGCCTCACACTCTTCAATCTTCCACAACTAGCTTTACAAAATAACAGTCTCAGCGGCCGTATTCCAACCTCTATCAACAATGCTTCTCAGCTCACTTACTTGAACTTGCAAGCCAATTCATTCACCGGATACATTCCAAACCTGTCTAGTTTACGCCTCTTAACTCGAATATCGCTTGCTAAAAATAATCTGACAGAAGCAAAATCCCCAACTCAAGAGCTGGAATTTCTTGACTCTTTAACTAATTCTCACTCA ACGAGTATGGGAGGTGTCATTTCTTCTGAGATTGGAAACTTGACAGGTTTGGTGACTTTGATCTTCAATGACAATCAGTTGAGTGGATCAATTCCAACAACACTAGGAAATTTGAAAGAACTTGGGAGATTAGTCCTTGCTAATAATCAGTTGGAAGGGCATATCCCGATTAGTCTTTGCCAGATGACTAGTCTCTCGGAGGTGTACTTGATAAGCAATGAGATCGAGGGCTCAATACCAGAATGTGTGGGTGAAATGCAGTCGTTAAGACGGATTGAGTTTGGATCAAACAAGTTAAATTCCAACCTACCTTCCAGTTTCTGGGATCTAAAAGACCTTGTCTTTCTAAACTTGTCCTCAAACTATTTGGGAGGTCAAATCTCACCACAGATTGAAAAATTTAAGGCCATCAACCAAATGGATTTCTCCTCTAATCTATTTTCCGGTGATATTCACAGCACAATCGAAGGTTGTGAATCGTTGGAGTATCTAACTTTGGAGGATCCATTCCTCAATCACTAG